In Naumovozyma dairenensis CBS 421 chromosome 2, complete genome, the following are encoded in one genomic region:
- the NDAI0B02370 gene encoding transmembrane 9 family protein (similar to Saccharomyces cerevisiae YDR107C and EMP70 (YLR083C); ancestral locus Anc_8.254), which produces MLHQGQEERYMSLKTSIRTAHLFEVVPKIETNYSYCIDYHTSILYLPFKLRKTMIAPSLVLLFAFCLSLTRAFYLPGVAPTTYHPDDEIPLLVNHLTPSMYFQHKNEDGKTMKSDKERFLYSYDYYYDRFHFCQPEHIEKQPESLGSIIFGDRIYNSPFQINMLQDKTCVSLCKTTIPGKDAKFINKLIKNGFFQNWLIDGLPAARQVYDSRTKTEFYGTGFELGFVDVVQGTTTGDNANTVAKKPTTNEGLELDTRDAKNVQMLKNFELPYFANHFDIQVEYHDRGENNYRVVGVIVNPVSIKRSTPGTCETSGAPLMLSEDQDNDVYFTYSVKFIPSETIWATRWDKYLHIYDPAIQWFSLINFSVVVLLLSSVVIHSLLKALKSDFARYNELNLDDDFQEEAGWKLGHGDVFRIPHRSLLLSVLVGSGVQLFLMIICSIFFAALGFLSPSSRGSLATVMFILYALFGFVGSYTSMGVYKFFGGPYWKVNMLLTPILVPGLIFCGIVALNIFLLFVHSSGVIPAVTLFFMILLWFVFSIPLALAGSLIAHKKCNWDEHPTKTNQIARQIPFQPWYLKTWPATLIAGIFPFGSIAVELYFIYSSLWFNKIFYMFGFLLFSFFLLTLTTSLVTILITYHSLCLENWMWQWRGFIIGGVGCAIYVFIHSILFTKFKLGGFTTIVLYVGYSTIISLLFCIVTGAIGFLSSMFFIRKIYSSIKVE; this is translated from the coding sequence atgtTACACCAAGgtcaagaagaaagataCATGTCTTTAAAAACGTCGATAAGAACAGCTCATCTCTTTGAAGTGGTCCCAAAAATAGAAACCAATTACAGTTATTGCATTGATTATCACACTTCCATTCTTTACTTGCCATTCAAACTGAGAAAAACAATGATAGCACCATCTTTAGTGCTTCTATTTGCGTTCTGTCTTTCCTTGACGAGGGCATTCTATTTACCTGGTGTTGCACCTACCACTTACCATCCCGATGATGAAATACCACTACTAGTGAATCATTTGACACCTTCTATGTATTTTCAACATAAAAATGAGGATGGGAAGACAATGAAAAGCGATAAAGAACGTTTCCTATATTCATACGATTATTACTATGATAGATTTCATTTTTGTCAACCTGAACACATTGAAAAGCAACCTGAATCCTTAGGATCTATTATCTTCGGTGACAGAATTTATAACTCACCATTCCAAATCAATATGTTACAGGATAAAACTTGTGTCTCACTTTGTAAAACCACCATACCTGGGAAAGATGctaaattcatcaacaaaTTGATTAAGAATGGATTCTTCCAAAATTGGTTGATTGATGGTTTACCAGCAGCAAGACAAGTTTACGATAGTAGAACTAAGACAGAATTCTATGGTACTGGTTTCGAATTAGGTTTTGTTGATGTGGTCCAAGGTACCACTACGGGGGATAACGCCAACACTGTTGCTAAGAAACCAACTACCAATGAAGGTTTGGAATTAGATACACGTGATGCCAAGAACGTTCAAATGTTAAAGAATTTTGAATTGCCTTACTTTGCCAATCATTTTGATATCCAAGTTGAATACCATGACCGTGGTGAAAATAATTACCGTGTTGTTGGTGTTATAGTTAATCCTGTATCAATCAAACGTTCGACTCCCGGTACTTGTGAAACCAGTGGTGCTCCTTTAATGTTATCTGAAGATCAAGATAATGATGTCTATTTCACTTACTCTGTTAAGTTCATTCCATCAGAAACCATTTGGGCAACAAGGTGGGATAAATATTTGCATATCTATGATCCAGCTATTCAATggttttcattaattaatttctctgttgttgtattgttattatcgTCCGTCGTCATTCATTCCTTATTAAAGGCTTTGAAAAGTGATTTTGCACGttataatgaattgaatctagatgatgatttccAAGAAGAAGCAGGCTGGAAACTAGGTCACGGTGATGTTTTCCGTATTCCACACAGATCTTTACTGCTTTCTGTCCTTGTTGGTTCTGGTGtccaattatttttaatgatTATCTGTAGTATCTTCTTTGCAGCATTAGGTTTCTTGTCTCCAAGTTCAAGAGGTTCATTGGCTACTGTGATGTTTATTCTTTATGCATTATTTGGGTTTGTTGGTTCTTATACATCAATGGGTGTATATAAATTCTTCGGTGGTCCATACTGGAAAGTTAATATGCTTTTGACACCAATTTTAGTCCCTGGTCTTATTTTCTGTGGTATTGTAGCACTGAACATCTTCTTACTGTTTGTGCATTCATCAGGTGTCATTCCAGCCGTAACATTATTCTTTATGATTTTATTATGGTTTGTTTTCTCTATCCCATTAGCTTTAGCTGGTTCTTTGATTGCACACAAAAAATGTAATTGGGATGAACATCCAACCAAGACAAATCAAATTGCAAGACAAATCCCTTTCCAACCATGGTATTTGAAAACATGGCCTGCCACTTTAATTGCAGGTATCTTCCCATTCGGATCTATTGCAGTTGAACTTTATTTCATTTACTCCAGCTTATGGTTTAATAAGATCTTCTACATGTTTGGattcttattattctccttcttcttattaACATTAACCACTTCTCTAGTGACTATCCTAATTACTTATCATTCCTTATGTTTGGAAAATTGGATGTGGCAATGGAGAGGTTTCATTATTGGTGGTGTTGGTTGTGCTATTTACGTTTTCATTCATTCCATTTTATTCACCAAGTTTAAACTAGGTGGATTTACGACGATTGTTCTATACGTCGGTTACTCTACtatcatttcattattattctgtATTGTTACTGGTGCTATTGGTTTCCTAAGTAGTATGTTTTTCATTAGGAAAATTTACTCATCGATTAAAGTCGAATAG
- the SNU71 gene encoding Snu71p (similar to Saccharomyces cerevisiae SNU71 (YGR013W); ancestral locus Anc_4.149), whose translation MSEIIYVSPQLYLISQKDWKSEASKKGFIPILKNDLASFQNNLNSIKNGILLTTSTKNDRSNHNTNGITSNVIGGKETGQLSDNNSTPSLYQPLKQFLPISLKQQLFTISLKGIPSTLLPKNIERFLKDLVLLAGGKEFVLECWSNVLFPGLDAQDLFIRFNKEQEDNFVKVIQCWKGLLKASQDDTEERLDVQLHYDSNTSKFIKDHAVKLESDAELLKLCDKFKELLSWLKEKSISDKKILNENDLENYDSESALQYKIDMNTLGDLPRSSLDQLCKDIIEFRTKVVRNENEKRVKESLEESRRRKQQMLKTFAQIKRTKDKNPTSLENQSMNEEDEAEDDVDLNTNEGDKTLDLTLENQRLQSLKEEADDRYRKLLNDLNSIIGPRLEILKSKIDSSKSYEEELLQQKSINLKTLIHNSEDSYYDHRRSFKEKEEYDDSINREKYGTEVPVPVSVSKSIRVKHDISSSQPSAATGSISGEQEGKPEETVDEVNIKFSFKKAIDKHVEASSEDESAHEVEKEAQQSLESNRLEEGVPAEQVLTFTDDELDERLAKLKESRAVDELVKEYLGVYEDDLVEYIFENIKEHKSKAMLVEDLKETFDEDSVAMVDVIWSRKELSS comes from the coding sequence ATGAGTGAGATAATATACGTGTCACCTCAACTGTATTTAATTTCTCAAAAGGATTGGAAAAGTGAAGCTTCAAAGAAAGGTTTCATaccaattttgaaaaatgatctagcaagttttcaaaataatctaaattcaattaaaaatgGTATTCTGCTGACAACTTCAACTAAAAATGATAGATCAAATCATAACACGAATGGAATTACCTCCAATGTCATAGGAGGTAAAGAAACTGGTCAACTTTCAGATAATAACTCCACTCCTTCGTTATATCAACCattgaaacaatttttaCCAATATCTTTGAAACAACAATTATTCACCATATCTTTAAAAGGTATCCCATCAACATTGTTGCCTAAAAATATCGAACGATTCTTGAAAGACCTGGTTTTATTGGCAGGAGGTAAAGAATTCGTATTAGAATGTTGGAGTAATGTTTTATTTCCTGGTTTAGATGCGCAAGATCTTTTCATAAGATTTaataaagaacaagaagataatTTTGTTAAAGTTATACAATGCTGGAAAGGTTTATTGAAAGCATCGCAAGATGATACAGAGGAGAGGCTGGATGTCCAGTTACACTATGATTCAAATACTAgcaaatttatcaaagatCATGCAGTGAAATTAGAATCAGATGCAGAGCTGCTGAAGCTTTGtgataaattcaaagagTTGCTATCATGgttaaaggaaaaatcGATATCAGACAAGAAAATCCTGAATGAAAATGACTTAGAAAATTATGATAGTGAATCAGCGCTACAATATAAAATCGATATGAATACACTGGGTGATTTACCTAGAAGTTCCTTAGACCAATTGTgtaaagatattattgaGTTCAGAACCAAAGTTGTAAggaatgaaaatgaaaaaaggGTTAAAGAATCGCTTGAAGAATCTAGAAGAAGGAAGCAACAGATGTTAAAAACTTTTGCTCAAATTAAAAGAACTAAAGATAAGAACCCCACAAGTTTGGAAAATCAATCTATGAACGAAGAAGACGAAGCTGAAGATGATGTGGACCTGAACACAAATGAAGGTGACAAAACTTTGGATTTAACACTAGAAAATCAACGTTTGCAATCACTGAAGGAAGAAGCTGATGATAGATATAGAAAACTACTgaatgatttgaattctaTAATTGGACCTAGATtagaaattttgaaaagtaaaATTGACTCCTCCAAGAGTTATGAAGAGGAGTTATTACAACAGAAATCTATAAACCTGAAAACTTTAATCCATAATTCGGAAGATTCTTACTACGACCATCGTCGGTCTTTtaaggaaaaagaagagtATGATGATAGTATAAACAGAGAGAAATATGGTACTGAAGTCCCAGTTCCAGTCTCTGTCAGTAAGTCTATTCGTGTCAAACATGATATATCTTCTTCCCAGCCAAGCGCCGCAACTGGATCCATATCTGGTGAACAAGAAGGTAAACCGGAAGAAACTGTCGATGAAGtcaatattaaattttcctttaagAAAGCTATTGATAAGCATGTTGAGGCTTCCAGTGAGGATGAGTCTGCTCATGAAGTAGAGAAAGAAGCCCAACAATCTCTCGAATCTAACCGTCTCGAAGAAGGTGTTCCAGCAGAACAAGTGTTGACTTTTACTGACGACGAACTTGATGAAAGATTAGCCAAGTTGAAAGAATCTCGTGCCGTTGACGAATTGGTTAAGGAATATCTTGGCGTTTACGAGGATGATTTGGTTGAGTACATATTCgaaaatataaaggaaCATAAAAGCAAAGCTATGTTAGTAGAAGATTTAAAGGAAACCTTCGATGAAGATAGTGTTGCCATGGTTGACGTGATATGGAGCAGAAAAGAATTAAGCAGTTAA
- the DMC1 gene encoding recombinase DMC1 (similar to Saccharomyces cerevisiae DMC1 (YER179W); ancestral locus Anc_8.249), producing MSATTEIEESDLDKTVISVDELQNHGINASDLQKLKTGGIFTVNVCIPIIFFSSLVVFDIKLTRAIAITNRPYYLLQEDIYCKIKGLSEVKVEKIKEAANKIIKVGFIPATVQLDIRQKVFALSTGSKQLDSILGGGIMSMSITEVFGEFRCGKTQMSHTLCVTSQLPREMGGAEGKVAYIDTEGTFRPERIKQIAQNYDLDPDSCLENVSYARALNSEHQMELVEQLGEALSSGEYRLVIMDSIMANFRVDYTGRGELNERQQKLNQHLFRLNRMAEEFNVAVFMTNQVQSDPGASALFASADGRKPVGGHVLAHASATRILLRKGRGDERVAKLQDSPDMPERECVYVIGEKGITDSNE from the coding sequence ATGTCTGCAACCACTGAAATCGAAGAATCTGATTTAGATAAAACTGTTATTAGCGTAgatgaattacaaaatcaTGGAATTAATGCCTCTGATTTACAAAAACTGAAAACAGGTGGCATCTTTACAGTTAATGTATGTATAccaattatttttttttcttccttagTTGTTTTTGACATAAAACTAACAAGAGCAATAGCAATAACCAATAGACCGTACTATCTACTACAAGAAGACATCTACTGTAAAATCAAGGGCCTTTCAGAAGTGAAAGTCGAAAAGATTAAGGAAGCGGCAAATAAGATAATTAAAGTTGGGTTCATTCCTGCAACGGTACAATTAGACATTAGACAGAAAGTATTTGCATTATCAACAGGTTCCAAACAATTAGATTCCATCTTAGGTGGAGGTATAATGTCAATGAGTATTACTGAAGTATTTGGAGAATTCCGTTGTGGTAAGACGCAAATGTCACATACACTATGCGTTACTTCTCAATTACCTAGAGAAATGGGGGGTGCTGAAGGGAAAGTGGCATATATTGATACAGAAGGTACATTTAGACCTGAAAGAATCAAACAAATTGCTCAAAATTATGATTTAGATCCTGATTCTTGTTTGGAAAATGTTTCATATGCAAGAGCTTTAAATAGTGAACATCAAATGGAATTAGTGGAACAATTAGGTGAAGCATTAAGTTCCGGGGAATACAGATTAGTCATTATGGATTCTATAATGGCAAATTTTAGAGTTGATTATACTGGTCGAGGAGAATTAAATGAACGTCAACAGAAATTAAACCAACATCTTTTTAGATTAAATAGAATGGCAGAAGAGTTTAATGTCGCTGTCTTTATGACTAATCAAGTCCAATCTGATCCAGGTGCTTCTGCTTTATTTGCATCAGCTGATGGGAGGAAACCAGTTGGAGGTCATGTATTAGCACATGCATCTGCTACAAGAATTTTATTAAGGAAAGGTAGAGGTGATGAAAGAGTTGCCAAGTTGCAAGATTCTCCCGATATGCCAGAAAGGGAATGCGTCTATGTTATTGGAGAAAAGGGTATTACTGATTCAAATGAATGA
- the ISC10 gene encoding Isc10p (similar to Saccharomyces cerevisiae ISC10 (YER180C); ancestral locus Anc_8.252), with amino-acid sequence MNFLINQDGNELHDMNHYENENQRCSVVPTSKTSKIRSQVDSSFKLITLKKNTERLFKYLEEENREPNVKPQPNQNLSLRRTRYNYTFPNYQQNSSIRKLSIPKNDSGLTSIINVIAESKKTNNNLNSIHEVVHRTYDCAPFFHAYNYENRLGKDDYTGILKNIIDDEFKECYPVFPRELEFRRVEKKLRRIDYFLYYFLNIDRTKFFELEEERSLFYNSSITAHTSSLAYMDTEEQQNEDDILDNDDTLSSISSMLNTENANNHGRNVSGNNLSV; translated from the coding sequence atgaatttcttaattaATCAAGATGGAAACGAATTACATGACATGAATCATTATGAAAACGAAAATCAACGTTGTAGCGTTGTGCCAACCTCCAAGACAAGTAAGATACGTTCACAGGTAGATAGTTCTTTCAAACTAATAACTCTCAAAAAGAATACagaaagattatttaaatatctCGAAGAGGAGAACAGAGAACCTAACGTGAAACCTCAAccaaatcaaaatttaagCTTACGAAGAACCAGATATAACTACacttttccaaattatcaacaaaATTCAAGCATAAGGAAACTATCCATTCCCAAGAATGATTCCGGTTTGACATCTATAATTAACGTTATTGCTGAATCCAAGAAAACTAACAATAATCTTAATTCAATACATGAAGTTGTTCATCGAACTTATGATTGCGCTCCATTTTTCCATGCTTACAATTATGAAAATAGATTAGGTAAAGATGATTATACTGgaatcttgaaaaatattatagaTGATGAGTTTAAAGAATGTTATCCTGTTTTCCCCAGAGAATTAGAATTTAGAAGAGTTGAAAAAAAACTGAGAAGGAtagattattttttatactATTTTCTCAATATTGATAGAAcgaaattttttgaattggaagaagaaagatcTCTGTTttataattcttcaataacGGCACATACCTCCTCTTTAGCTTATATGGATACtgaagaacaacaaaatgaagatgatattttagataatgatgataccTTATCGTCAATTAGCTCCATGTTAAATACCGAGAACGCTAATAATCATGGTCGGAATGTATCAGGAAATAATCTAAGCGTCTAG
- the RAX2 gene encoding Rax2p (similar to Saccharomyces cerevisiae RAX2 (YLR084C); ancestral locus Anc_8.256), with protein sequence MLFSWVFNFLLLIHILQASQLSNIKNILNVTNVNIPTLNLTASNDDTFQLLGDIDGLSFYRYKGQQNFTTGIIPGSNSNGLIYYSNNTLIQLEEPSNDTYIAKITPFGSDSFILSGTGSLSGYSLTNQLLYNLTTLSIEPIFNTSIEEVKTILIDDSLVYFGGNFTVLNGTSNIHSLIMWDSTSSSTEFLNFGGFGENSIINSIVKLNDDNILFAGEFYTLDEPDFLIQNTTSSQNNIFNSTTVDIGQLVPLSASTWDTGESTFDSDTFVCPDTTEESWIQSGTTGSLTCKLPFEVAPTKIRIYNSPNEDNQVSLFRILTNEAQGIMNLTYIDPISHELKHCDAFCPLYSKAILSQAYANTTSPSDTIHLLADNTTDIKWTQEFQEFAFINQISVSSVQFVALDSYGNNVALSSFQLYQNAYAVFANDTLNEPNCNSIESSSSSSLSANDWEMGLTGQTYISTTYTPNQDPVPYVSFSPQIKYPGQYSINIYTPGCTQDDTCSSRAIVNVTVWDSDGTSILATELIYQNNKELKYDELYSGYLSSSPRVTIEYVSGLYASNTVATVVADRLNVLIDSLEVPGLTSNGTNNTEIMNLNGLLQYQISNFSTSSSETTDVKITNTSLNQLSLEQFSKNTSMYADLYDDNTLLLGNSNGGIKVVKLNENMDIESSNEASLTGNTAGFSSYSGGILAYGEYNLSSKITYLVNYNGTFNEIPNFNKNSSITNVVNLTIHDTELLVIDNQAIYNVSSSSTITNSSALQLSLWSSGSNLNRDTVFSGAIALLDYTDLNGSIAIGNNFTVTNITNNVSSTNSLYTGLFLNDSLSIYASKTDSYSELLFSNGYSAPWSFFEGINYMVYSSHQTMLAVASSDFNKNSELSILNLTTFETIANETLNVNSKINGLINFEHNSTLIVGGNFTILQSNCSGLCLYNYDSNEWLTFANHSINGTIAQMELINGTQLLLSGLFNAQNISSVNLAIMDLSTYAVSSIKMGDANILQSFATIGDKIITWNGIMLESYENGAWSTIQSNFNSSTTIRSIEPIGFGPTLQKRDGTGSADGFIINGNIYDTEYGTIQAMIYNFKEWRPYYIISSTNSQIAGQIFMNRDDSALYNSQSVLQNPNNATVTTPSSTSSGTPSATHSSQPHHQKQVGRKKIDRGFVVLIGLALALGTVSLLGIIGLVLAYIFKDGDGSHDALNPRTNEDEMLETVPPEKLMKFL encoded by the coding sequence ATGCTGTTTAGTTGggtatttaattttttactTCTGATACACATACTGCAGGCATCACAATTATCGaatatcaagaatattttaaatgtCACAAATGTTAACATTCCTACATTAAACTTGACTGCCAGCAACGACGACACTTTTCAACTACTAGGTGATATAGATGGATTATCCTTCTATCGATATAAGGGCCAACAAAACTTCACAACAGGAATAATACCTGGTTCCAATTCCAAtggtttaatatattactCTAACAATACCCTTATTCAATTAGAAGAACCTTCGAACGACACTTATATAGCAAAGATTACTCCTTTCGGCTCTGACTCATTTATACTATCAGGTACAGGATCTTTGTCAGGGTACTCATTAACCAATCAACTCCTTTATAATTTGACCACGTTATCAATCGAACCAATTTTCAACACTTCCATAGAAGAAGTCAAGACAattttaattgatgattcGTTAGTATATTTTGGTGGTAATTTCACTGTTCTCAATGGCACCTCAAATATCCATAGTCTTATTATGTGGGACTCTACAAGCTCTTCAACggaatttttgaattttggaGGATTCGGTGAAAATTCCATTATAAACTCCATAGTAAAATTGAATGAcgataatattttgttcGCAGGTGAATTCTATACATTAGATGAACCAGATTTTTTGATTCAGAACACCACCTCTTCTCAAAATAACATATTTAACAGCACGACCGTTGATATTGGACAATTAGTTCCTTTAAGTGCCTCAACTTGGGATACAGGTGAAAGCACATTTGATTCTGATACTTTTGTTTGTCCTGATACCACTGAAGAATCTTGGATTCAATCGGGTACAACCGGTTCTTTAACTTGCAAGTTGCCATTTGAGGTAGCCCCAACTAAAATTAGAATCTATAACTCACCAAATGAAGACAATCAAGTTTCATTATTCAGGATCCTTACCAATGAGGCACAAGGTATTATGAACTTGACTTATATTGATCCAATAAGCCATGAACTAAAACATTGTGATGCTTTTTGTCCCTTATACAGCAAGGCAATACTTTCGCAGGCATATGCCAATACCACTTCTCCTTCCGATACAATTCATTTATTAGCCGATAACACTACTGATATTAAATGGACTCAAGAGTTTCAAGAATTTGCTTTCATCAATCAGATCAGTGTATCATCGGTACAATTTGTGGCTTTAGATTCATATGGAAACAACGTCGCATTATCAAGCTTTCAATTATACCAAAATGCCTATGCTGTCTTCGCAAATGACACTTTGAATGAACCAAATTGTAATTCGATTGAATCATCCTCTTCATCCTCATTGTCTGCAAACGATTGGGAAATGGGATTAACTGGTCAAACATATATCAGTACAACATATACTCCAAATCAAGATCCAGTCCCAtatgtttccttttcacCACAAATCAAGTATCCAGGtcaatattcaattaaCATATATACACCTGGATGTACACAAGATGACACTTGTTCATCAAGAGCAATTGTTAATGTAACTGTTTGGGATAGTGACGGTACTTCTATTTTAGCCACCGAATTGATTTATCAAAacaataaagaattaaaataCGACGAACTATATTCAGGCTATTTAAGTTCGTCTCCAAGAGTTACTATTGAATATGTTTCTGGTTTATATGCATCGAATACCGTCGCCACTGTTGTAGCAGATCGTTTAAATGTGTTGATTGATTCCTTGGAAGTGCCTGGATTGACATCAAATGGTACGAATAACACtgaaataatgaatctaaACGGGTTATTACAATATCAAATATCTAACTTCTCGACTTCTTCGTCGGAAACAACTGATGTTAAAATTACTAACACCTCATTGAACCAGCTGTCCTTAGAACAATTCTCCAAAAACACATCTATGTATGCTGATTTATACGATGATAATACGTTGCTTTTAGGTAATTCTAATGGTGGTATAAAGGTTGTTAAATTAAATGAGAACATGGATATAGAAAGCTCAAACGAAGCGAGTCTTACAGGTAACACCGCCGGCTTCTCATCATATTCTGGTGGAATATTAGCCTATGGTGAATACAActtatcttcaaaaattacGTATTTAGTAAACTATAATGGGACCTTTAATGAAATACCAAACTTCAATAAAAACTCATCAATTACCAATGTAGTAAATCTAACTATCCATGATACTGAATTACTAGTAATCGATAATCAAGCTATCTACAATGTCTCTTCCTCCTCGACGATAACAAATTCGTCTGCACTTCAACTATCGTTATGGTCTTCTGGGTCTAATCTTAATAGAGATACTGTATTCTCCGGTGCAATAGCTCTATTAGACTACACTGATTTAAATGGTTCAATTGCtattggtaataatttcacAGTTACCAATATCACGAACAATGTTTCAAGTACGAATTCATTATATACTggattatttttaaatgattcattGAGTATCTACGCTTCCAAAACAGATTCATATTCTGAActtttgttttcaaatggTTACAGCGCTCCTTGGAGTTTTTTTGAAGGCATTAACTACATGGTATATTCCAGCCATCAGACAATGCTGGCTGTTGCTTCGTCAGACtttaataaaaattctgaactttcaatattaaatttaacGACTTTCGAGACTATTGCCAACGAGACACTTAATGTTAACTCGAAAATCAATggtttaattaattttgaGCACAATTCAACATTGATTGTCGGTGGTAATTTTACAATCCTACAATCGAATTGCTCCGGCCTTTGTCTGTATAACTATGATTCGAATGAATGGTTGACTTTTGCTAACCACTCAATCAATGGTACCATTGCACAGATGGAATTAATAAATGGGACCCAGCTGTTGTTATCAGGTCTTTTCAACGCGCAAAATATATCTTCAGTAAACCTGGCAATCATGGATCTTTCAACCTATGCCGTTTCTTCCATCAAGATGGGAGATGCCAATATTCTTCAATCATTTGCAACAATTGgtgataaaataataacatggAATGGTATTATGTTGGAATCATATGAAAATGGAGCCTGGAGTACGATACAGagtaatttcaattcatctaCCACAATTCGATCCATCGAACCTATTGGTTTTGGCCCAACTCTTCAAAAAAGAGATGGTACAGGATCTGCCGAtggattcattattaacGGGAATATTTATGATACAGAATACGGTACAATCCAAGCGATGATATACAATTTTAAGGAATGGAGACCCTATTACATAATATCTTCTACGAATTCTCAAATTGCAGGGCAAATATTCATGAACCGTGATGATTCAGCACTATACAATTCACAATCCGTTCTACAAAACCCGAACAATGCAACTGTCACAACACCTTCATCCACTTCTTCGGGGACGCCGTCAGCAACACATTCATCACAACCGCACCATCAGAAGCAAGTTGGAAGAAAGAAGATAGACCGTGGGTTTGTTGTTCTTATCGGATTAGCATTGGCATTAGGAACTGTATCTTTACTCGGTATAATTGGACTCGTACTAGCATACATTTTTAAAGATGGCGATGGGAGTCATGATGCTCTAAACCCTCGTACTAACGAAGATGAGATGCTAGAGACTGTCCCGCCagaaaaattgatgaagttCCTTTGA
- the DSS4 gene encoding guanine nucleotide exchange factor DSS4 (similar to Saccharomyces cerevisiae DSS4 (YPR017C); ancestral locus Anc_8.119) — protein sequence MVKAICSFEDCRGTIATASKTRTISLPNTVFEKFQLLERREKSAQSQEKHDFLIVEDVWDFDNIGVSRNIRPENDDDPRIEITDENLDEVVTFEHNGNTWTIEKCTRYLICAECDKGPIGIVCQVKNDKGEEKVVYLLSLSSLQLV from the coding sequence ATGGTTAAAGCTATCTGTTCATTTGAAGATTGTAGAGGTACTATTGCTACAGCTTCTAAAACTAGAACCATTTCCTTACCTAATACTGTTTTCGAAAAATTCCAATTATTAGAACGTAGAGAGAAAAGTGCTCAATCACAAGAAAAGCatgattttttaattgTAGAAGATGTTTGGGACTTCGATAATATTGGTGTCTCAAGAAACATCAGAcctgaaaatgatgatgatccTAGAATCGAAATTactgatgaaaatttagaTGAAGTTGTCACTTTCGAACATAATGGAAACACATGGaccattgaaaaatgtacTAGATACTTGATTTGTGCTGAATGTGATAAGGGTCCAATTGGTATCGTTTGTCAAGTTAAGAATGATAAAGGTGAAGAAAAAGTTGTGTACCTTTTAAGTTTAAGTAGTCTACAATTAGTGTAA